In Blautia wexlerae DSM 19850, a single window of DNA contains:
- a CDS encoding LTA synthase family protein, whose protein sequence is MKLYKICNKISLLLHVLASAAGYFVMEAICRHSFIEAWNYMTQRPLVFAYNAAFIFTSSLIVYLFHRRVFWRVLVTLFWLILAIINGVLLLNRVTPFTGPDLHLITDAMKIANKYLPVAGVVAVCILFGILVILLLMLLIKGPKYQKKIKYRYNIPLILLAVALFAGSTQLALEKRVLSNYFGNIAFAYEDYGYPYCLATTIFNTGISCPRDYSEKEIKRIEKTEKNLPETQEEKRPNILFLQLESFFDPTLVNYLNISEDPIPTFRKLMKEYSSGYYKVPSVGAGTANTEFESITGMSMHYFGPGEYPYKSILRETTCESAPYVLKKLGYTTHAVHNNEANFYGRRSIFPNLGFDTFTSEEYMARENEKNPNGWVKDEVLTDEILKCLDSTEGPDYVYTISVQGHGAYPDEQILEDPEITVSGAPTEEENNKWEYYVNEIHEMDNFVKELTDKLADYPEDVVLVMYGDHLPTMGLTVEDLKNKYLFQTEYVMWDNFGLKKKNENLAAYQMAAEVMDRVGIHEGTVFRYHQARRNTRNYQVDLETLQYDLLYGKRYSYGESGESPYLRTRMRMGIYDVTLDSIQCISETDHTYYIKGTEFTPSSEIKLNGEWYDTVYINPTTLMITGTELNDFDRLAVIQRSNSSTRKPLSKSYDRSCYALYSNNKWKLTESAGANEN, encoded by the coding sequence ATGAAATTGTATAAGATTTGTAACAAAATCTCCCTTTTACTCCATGTACTTGCCAGCGCAGCGGGATATTTTGTTATGGAGGCAATCTGCCGTCACTCGTTTATAGAAGCCTGGAATTATATGACACAGAGACCTCTGGTTTTTGCATATAATGCGGCATTCATTTTTACCTCGTCACTAATTGTTTATCTGTTTCACAGGAGAGTATTCTGGAGAGTACTGGTTACGTTGTTCTGGCTGATACTGGCCATTATTAACGGTGTTCTCCTGCTCAACCGTGTTACACCGTTTACAGGACCGGATCTGCATCTGATCACAGATGCAATGAAGATTGCCAACAAATATCTGCCTGTTGCAGGCGTTGTGGCAGTCTGCATCCTGTTTGGGATTCTTGTTATTTTACTGCTGATGCTGCTTATTAAAGGACCGAAGTATCAGAAAAAGATTAAATATCGCTACAATATTCCTCTGATCTTGCTGGCTGTTGCTCTTTTTGCAGGAAGTACACAACTGGCACTGGAGAAGAGGGTGCTTTCCAATTACTTTGGAAATATTGCTTTTGCATATGAGGATTATGGATATCCTTACTGTCTGGCAACTACGATTTTTAATACGGGAATCAGCTGTCCGAGAGATTATTCTGAGAAAGAAATCAAAAGAATTGAGAAGACGGAAAAGAATCTCCCGGAAACGCAGGAAGAAAAGCGTCCGAATATTCTGTTTTTGCAGTTGGAATCATTCTTTGATCCTACGCTGGTTAATTACCTGAATATTTCAGAAGATCCGATTCCGACATTCCGTAAGCTGATGAAGGAATATTCTTCAGGATATTATAAGGTTCCCTCTGTCGGTGCAGGTACTGCCAATACAGAGTTTGAATCCATTACAGGAATGAGTATGCATTATTTTGGACCTGGGGAATATCCTTATAAGAGTATTCTGAGAGAGACTACCTGTGAGAGTGCACCTTATGTACTGAAGAAGCTGGGTTATACCACCCATGCAGTTCATAATAATGAGGCAAACTTCTATGGAAGAAGATCTATTTTCCCGAATCTCGGATTTGATACGTTTACTTCCGAAGAGTACATGGCAAGAGAGAACGAGAAGAATCCAAATGGCTGGGTAAAGGATGAGGTTCTGACAGATGAGATTCTGAAGTGTCTGGACTCCACTGAGGGGCCGGATTATGTATATACTATTTCTGTACAGGGACATGGTGCGTATCCGGATGAGCAGATCCTGGAGGATCCTGAGATCACAGTTTCTGGTGCACCGACTGAGGAAGAGAATAATAAATGGGAATATTACGTAAATGAGATCCATGAGATGGATAATTTTGTCAAAGAGCTGACAGACAAGCTTGCAGATTATCCTGAGGATGTGGTCCTTGTTATGTACGGTGACCACCTTCCGACTATGGGATTGACTGTGGAGGACCTGAAGAACAAGTATCTGTTCCAGACAGAGTATGTGATGTGGGATAACTTCGGACTTAAGAAAAAGAATGAAAATCTTGCAGCATACCAGATGGCGGCAGAGGTTATGGATCGTGTGGGAATCCATGAGGGAACTGTTTTCCGCTATCATCAGGCAAGAAGAAATACCAGAAATTATCAGGTGGATCTGGAAACCCTGCAGTATGACCTCCTTTATGGAAAGAGATATTCCTACGGGGAAAGCGGCGAAAGTCCTTATCTGCGTACCAGAATGCGTATGGGAATCTATGATGTGACTCTGGATTCCATTCAATGTATTTCTGAGACAGATCATACATATTACATTAAGGGAACGGAATTTACGCCGTCCAGTGAAATCAAGCTGAACGGAGAATGGTATGATACGGTCTATATCAATCCGACTACGTTGATGATCACAGGTACGGAGCTGAATGATTTCGACAGGCTTGCGGTGATCCAGCGAAGCAACAGTTCGACGCGAAAACCGCTGAGCAAGAGCTATGACCGGTCCTGCTATGCACTTTATTCAAATAATAAATGGAAATTAACAGAAAGTGCCGGTGCGAATGAAAATTAA
- a CDS encoding tetratricopeptide repeat protein has translation MNCMNCGAFLVDKDLDYCPKCGCNVLIQKKVDYLSRQYYNRGLEKASVRDLSGAIDCLKQSLIYNKHNIQARNLLGLVYFETGEVVAALSEWVISKNLQPSRNLASEYINKLQANSNKLEAINETIRKYNDALNLCREGHEDMAAIRLKKILIQNPKLIKGYHLLALVQMKEGEYNKARKTLRKAARIDKTNTTTLRFLREIDEQTGVSTRLERQNKRNRKAVDSSENDMAIQIPQYKEKGRIPLFFTLVAGFCAGLLAFYLLAVPAIRQGIYREANQQIMKYSDAVSSQGAELTKAQSQAQESGDTVEAASKQIEEEKKKNSSYEALIEAYAALQQQNADEAALKIQNVYADLLPADLKGIYNTICNTTGTTGIEGTTDATAADGTDSGDSADGDASSDSSDDGSYDDGSYDSGEYDDGSYDNSDGDSADDGSYDTGDYDDSGY, from the coding sequence ATGAATTGTATGAATTGTGGCGCATTTCTGGTGGACAAAGATCTGGATTACTGCCCGAAATGTGGATGTAATGTGCTGATCCAGAAAAAGGTAGATTACCTTTCCAGACAGTATTACAACCGGGGGCTTGAGAAAGCCAGTGTCCGCGATCTTTCAGGGGCGATTGACTGTCTGAAGCAGAGTCTTATTTATAATAAGCATAATATTCAGGCGAGAAATCTTCTTGGACTGGTATATTTTGAGACAGGGGAGGTGGTTGCCGCACTCAGTGAATGGGTGATCAGTAAGAATCTTCAGCCATCCAGAAATCTGGCATCAGAATATATTAACAAGCTGCAGGCGAACTCCAATAAGCTTGAGGCGATCAATGAAACGATCAGAAAGTATAATGATGCCTTAAACCTGTGCAGGGAAGGTCATGAGGATATGGCTGCGATCAGGCTGAAGAAGATTCTCATACAGAATCCAAAACTGATCAAAGGTTACCATCTTCTGGCACTTGTGCAGATGAAAGAGGGGGAATATAACAAGGCAAGAAAGACGTTAAGGAAAGCCGCGCGGATTGATAAAACAAATACAACAACCCTTCGTTTTTTGAGAGAGATTGACGAACAGACAGGAGTATCCACACGTCTGGAACGTCAGAATAAAAGAAACAGGAAAGCTGTGGACAGCAGTGAGAATGATATGGCAATCCAGATTCCTCAGTATAAAGAAAAAGGAAGGATTCCGCTGTTTTTTACACTGGTTGCCGGATTTTGTGCAGGATTGCTGGCGTTTTATCTTCTGGCTGTTCCTGCCATACGTCAGGGAATCTACAGGGAAGCGAATCAGCAGATTATGAAATACAGTGATGCAGTGTCCAGTCAGGGAGCTGAGCTGACCAAGGCACAGAGTCAGGCTCAGGAATCAGGGGACACAGTTGAGGCTGCTTCCAAACAGATAGAGGAAGAGAAGAAAAAGAACAGCAGTTATGAAGCTCTGATCGAAGCATATGCAGCATTACAGCAGCAGAATGCAGATGAGGCTGCATTGAAGATACAGAATGTTTATGCGGATCTGCTGCCTGCGGATCTGAAGGGAATTTACAATACGATCTGTAACACTACAGGGACAACCGGGATTGAAGGAACTACAGATGCGACAGCAGCAGACGGCACGGACAGTGGTGACAGCGCAGATGGAGATGCTTCTTCGGATTCATCGGACGATGGAAGTTATGACGATGGTTCCTATGACAGTGGGGAATATGATGATGGTTCTTACGATAATTCTGATGGTGATTCGGCAGATGACGGAAGTTACGACACCGGTGATTATGACGATTCCGGATATTGA
- the spoIIAB gene encoding anti-sigma F factor, giving the protein MENTNEMKIIFDSRPENEGLARVAAAAFCTQLNPTLEEVADLKTAVSEAVTNCIIHAYEGQVQKIEIFCRREGQKLWVDVIDKGVGIRDVAKAMEPLFTTKPEKDRSGMGFTFMEAFMDEVTVESQVGYGTVVHMKKTIGR; this is encoded by the coding sequence ATGGAAAATACCAATGAAATGAAAATTATTTTTGACAGCAGACCTGAGAATGAGGGGCTGGCAAGAGTTGCGGCGGCAGCTTTCTGCACACAGCTGAATCCTACTCTGGAGGAAGTGGCAGATCTGAAAACTGCTGTGTCAGAGGCTGTGACAAACTGTATTATTCATGCTTATGAAGGCCAGGTGCAGAAGATAGAGATTTTCTGCAGAAGGGAAGGGCAGAAATTATGGGTTGATGTGATCGATAAGGGAGTGGGGATCAGAGACGTTGCAAAAGCTATGGAGCCTCTTTTTACAACAAAGCCGGAGAAGGATCGTTCCGGGATGGGATTTACATTTATGGAAGCGTTTATGGATGAGGTAACAGTAGAATCACAGGTGGGATATGGAACAGTTGTCCATATGAAAAAGACGATCGGGAGGTAG
- a CDS encoding bifunctional folylpolyglutamate synthase/dihydrofolate synthase — translation MNYEEAVAYIDETPKFTKKNSLDHTKECLRRLGNPQDKFKVIHVAGTNGKGSTCAFLTSVLREAGYSCGLFTSPHLVEINERFQINEVNIDNDTFLKAFEKVKILADELVAEGSYHPTYFEMLFLMGMVIFAEAGVDYVTLETGLGGRMDATTAVENPVACVITSISLDHMQYLGDTVAKIAGEKAGIIVPGVPVIYDGNDPDAAEVIRARAEELGSPAYEVKRSDTEVLRNTSAGIDFAFRNEYYKDMVFSIPFIAKYQVMNSALALKTIEVLQNVISVSTDQIHVGIAGTRWQGRMETVLPGVIVDGAHNEDGVEKFVETAEHFQKECPLTLLFSAVDDKDYTDMIHTICSRITFRHVVVTSVGGYRKVPAERFAKLFTEAGASSVEVVEDVEKAFGRALEVKGDDGMLFCVGSLYLVGEIKDVIRRNKK, via the coding sequence ATGAATTACGAAGAAGCAGTTGCTTATATTGATGAAACTCCGAAATTTACAAAGAAGAACAGTCTGGATCACACAAAGGAATGTCTGAGAAGACTTGGTAATCCTCAGGATAAGTTTAAGGTGATCCATGTGGCAGGAACTAATGGAAAGGGAAGTACATGTGCGTTTCTGACCTCTGTTCTGAGAGAGGCGGGATATTCCTGCGGATTATTTACTTCTCCTCATCTGGTGGAGATCAATGAACGCTTCCAGATCAATGAGGTGAATATTGATAATGATACTTTCCTGAAGGCCTTTGAGAAAGTAAAGATACTTGCGGATGAACTGGTTGCAGAAGGCAGCTATCATCCGACTTATTTTGAGATGCTTTTTCTGATGGGAATGGTGATCTTTGCAGAGGCAGGTGTTGATTATGTGACTCTGGAAACAGGACTGGGCGGAAGAATGGATGCGACTACTGCTGTGGAGAATCCTGTTGCCTGTGTGATCACATCGATCAGTCTGGATCATATGCAGTATCTGGGAGATACAGTTGCCAAAATCGCAGGAGAAAAGGCCGGGATCATTGTGCCGGGGGTACCGGTAATCTATGACGGAAACGACCCGGATGCAGCAGAAGTGATCCGTGCCAGAGCAGAAGAACTGGGAAGCCCTGCTTATGAAGTGAAGAGATCAGATACAGAAGTGCTCAGAAATACTTCGGCGGGAATTGATTTTGCATTTCGGAATGAGTATTATAAGGATATGGTTTTCTCCATTCCGTTTATTGCAAAGTATCAGGTGATGAACAGTGCACTTGCATTAAAGACGATTGAGGTTCTGCAGAATGTGATTTCTGTATCTACGGATCAGATCCATGTGGGAATTGCCGGAACACGCTGGCAGGGAAGAATGGAAACAGTGCTTCCGGGCGTGATCGTGGACGGTGCTCACAATGAGGACGGGGTAGAGAAATTTGTAGAGACAGCAGAACATTTTCAGAAAGAATGTCCGCTGACTTTGCTTTTTTCAGCAGTAGATGACAAAGATTATACAGATATGATACATACGATCTGTAGCAGGATCACGTTCCGTCATGTGGTAGTAACCTCTGTTGGCGGATATCGCAAGGTTCCTGCTGAGAGATTTGCAAAGCTTTTTACAGAAGCAGGTGCTTCTTCTGTGGAAGTAGTGGAGGATGTTGAGAAAGCCTTTGGTAGAGCACTGGAAGTAAAGGGGGATGACGGAATGCTCTTCTGCGTGGGTTCCCTGTATCTTGTCGGTGAGATTAAAGATGTGATCAGGAGAAATAAGAAATGA
- a CDS encoding amidohydrolase family protein, with the protein MGTANQIEQELMNYISDHKIRNTHSHHLPEQAMVDYDLDKLINNTYLQWQQVTPGTTAESRNAYLEKTRYKSYFVWLQKAIGELYGISEPITAQNWDQISDQIRKAHQNPDFYMDVLKNKCKYQKVIVDTYWNPGSDNGRPELFTPAFRLDLFFLGYKKGLRNHDGVSLEENFGELPDNLQDYVEWVRKWIIQKKSEGCVALKIAMAYERSLHFEKVTREQAERVFRLKESDITQEDIRCFQDYLFWKICEIAAEVSLPLQCHTGMGQVIDTNILQLNNVIKNNPETKFVLLHCGFPWVDDLFSIVDGYPNLYPDLTWLPILSYTASKRVMHQLIEMSQIDKICWGCDTWTVEESYGSLLAFRFSLCSVLREKIEDGYLSVNNAKDIIDKILFDNAGKIYV; encoded by the coding sequence ATGGGAACAGCAAATCAGATAGAGCAGGAATTAATGAACTATATATCCGATCATAAAATCAGGAACACGCATTCACATCATCTGCCAGAACAGGCGATGGTGGATTATGATCTGGATAAGCTGATAAATAATACGTATTTACAATGGCAGCAGGTAACTCCGGGGACAACAGCAGAAAGCAGGAATGCATATCTGGAAAAAACACGATATAAATCTTATTTTGTCTGGCTTCAAAAGGCAATCGGGGAGTTGTATGGAATATCGGAGCCGATCACAGCTCAGAACTGGGATCAGATTTCAGATCAGATCAGAAAAGCGCATCAAAATCCCGACTTTTACATGGATGTACTGAAAAATAAGTGTAAGTATCAAAAAGTAATCGTAGATACCTACTGGAATCCGGGCTCTGACAATGGAAGACCGGAACTGTTTACGCCTGCTTTTCGACTGGATCTGTTCTTTTTGGGCTATAAAAAAGGACTTCGCAATCATGACGGTGTATCACTGGAAGAGAACTTCGGTGAGCTGCCGGACAATTTACAGGATTATGTGGAGTGGGTCAGAAAGTGGATCATACAAAAAAAGAGTGAGGGCTGTGTGGCCTTAAAAATAGCGATGGCCTATGAGCGTAGTCTTCATTTTGAAAAAGTGACGCGGGAGCAGGCTGAAAGGGTATTCCGTTTAAAAGAGTCGGATATAACCCAGGAAGATATCAGATGTTTTCAGGACTATTTGTTCTGGAAAATATGTGAAATTGCGGCGGAAGTGTCACTTCCATTACAATGTCACACAGGAATGGGGCAAGTTATAGATACGAATATACTGCAGTTGAACAATGTGATAAAAAATAATCCGGAAACGAAATTTGTGCTACTGCATTGTGGCTTTCCATGGGTGGATGATCTTTTTTCCATAGTAGACGGATATCCGAATCTATATCCGGATCTGACATGGCTTCCAATCTTATCCTACACCGCATCAAAACGTGTAATGCATCAGTTGATCGAGATGTCCCAGATTGATAAAATCTGCTGGGGATGTGATACGTGGACAGTAGAGGAAAGTTATGGCTCCCTTCTTGCATTCCGTTTTTCACTGTGTAGTGTTCTGAGAGAAAAAATAGAGGACGGATATCTTTCCGTAAATAATGCAAAGGATATTATTGATAAAATTTTGTTCGACAATGCGGGAAAAATATACGTATGA
- a CDS encoding valine--tRNA ligase yields the protein MSKELAKTYDPKGIEERLYTKWMDNGYFHAKVNPDKKPFTIVMPPPNVTGQLHMGHALDETMQDILIRFKRMQGYEALWQPGTDHAAIATEVKVIDKLKKEGIDKHDIGREEFLKHAWAWKEEYGGKIINQLKKLGASADWERERFTMDEGCSKAVQEVFIKLYEKGYIYKGSRIINWCPVCQTSISDAEVEHEDQDGFFWHINYPIVGEEGRFVEIATTRPETLLGDTAVAVNPEDERYKDLIGKMLKLPLTDREIPVIADEYVDKEFGTGCVKITPAHDPNDFEVGRRHNLEEINIMNDDATINELGGKYAGMDRYEARKAMVADLEELGLLVKVVPHNHSVGTHDRCGTTVEPMIKPQWFVKMDEMAKAAIKALDDGDLKFVPSRFDKTYLHWLENIRDWCISRQLWWGHRIPAYYCDECGEVVVAREMPEKCPKCGCTHLHQDEDTLDTWFSSALWPFSTLGWPEKTPELEYFYPTDVLVTGYDIIFFWVIRMVFSALEQTDQVPFHHVLIHGLVRDSQGRKMSKSLGNGIDPLEVIDKYGADALRLTLMTGNAPGNDMRFYWEKVEASRNFANKIWNASRFIMMNLEGKTVTEPENLNDLCAEDKWILSHLNTVIREATENMEKYELGIAVQKVYDFLWDELCDWYIEMAKVRLWKAEEDPKAANDALWTLRTALTEGLKLLHPYMPFITEEIYCTLLPEEESIMISEWPVYREERNFPDAEKAIEGFKEVVRGIRNTRTEMNVPNNRKTSLHIVAKDAETAAMYENSKKSFVNLAFAKEILVQTDKNGISEDAVSVVVSNAVVYMPLEDLIDKDKEIERLTKETERLTKEIARCEGMLNNPNFVNKAPAAKVDAEKDKLAKYKEMMDKVKGQLEQLKK from the coding sequence ATGAGCAAAGAACTTGCAAAAACTTACGATCCTAAGGGAATCGAAGAGCGTCTTTACACAAAATGGATGGACAATGGATATTTCCATGCAAAAGTAAATCCGGACAAGAAACCGTTTACCATTGTTATGCCGCCGCCAAACGTAACCGGCCAGCTTCATATGGGACATGCGCTGGATGAAACCATGCAGGACATCCTGATCCGTTTCAAGAGAATGCAGGGCTATGAAGCATTATGGCAGCCGGGAACTGACCATGCAGCTATCGCTACAGAGGTTAAGGTTATCGACAAGCTGAAAAAAGAAGGTATCGACAAACACGATATCGGCCGTGAGGAATTCTTAAAACATGCGTGGGCATGGAAAGAGGAGTACGGCGGAAAGATCATCAATCAGTTAAAGAAACTGGGTGCTTCCGCAGACTGGGAGAGAGAACGTTTCACAATGGATGAGGGATGTTCCAAGGCAGTACAGGAAGTATTTATCAAATTATATGAAAAAGGCTATATCTACAAAGGTTCCAGAATCATCAACTGGTGTCCTGTATGCCAGACTTCCATCTCTGATGCAGAGGTTGAGCATGAGGATCAGGACGGATTTTTCTGGCACATTAATTACCCGATCGTAGGGGAAGAGGGACGTTTCGTAGAGATTGCAACTACACGTCCGGAAACCCTGCTGGGTGATACTGCTGTTGCCGTAAATCCGGAAGATGAGCGCTACAAGGATCTCATCGGCAAGATGCTGAAGCTTCCTCTCACAGACAGAGAAATTCCGGTGATCGCCGATGAATATGTAGACAAAGAATTCGGAACAGGATGTGTAAAGATCACACCTGCCCATGACCCTAACGACTTTGAGGTTGGACGCCGTCACAATCTGGAAGAGATCAACATTATGAATGACGATGCGACCATCAACGAGCTTGGCGGAAAATACGCTGGTATGGATCGTTACGAAGCACGTAAGGCAATGGTAGCAGATTTGGAAGAACTTGGACTTCTGGTAAAAGTAGTTCCTCACAACCACAGCGTTGGAACTCATGACCGCTGCGGCACAACGGTAGAGCCTATGATCAAGCCACAGTGGTTTGTAAAGATGGACGAGATGGCAAAGGCTGCGATCAAAGCTCTGGATGACGGAGATCTGAAATTCGTTCCGTCCCGTTTTGACAAGACGTATCTTCACTGGCTTGAGAATATCCGCGACTGGTGTATTTCCAGACAGTTATGGTGGGGACACAGAATTCCGGCTTATTACTGTGATGAGTGCGGTGAAGTAGTAGTTGCAAGAGAAATGCCTGAGAAATGCCCGAAATGCGGATGCACACATCTTCATCAGGATGAGGATACACTGGATACCTGGTTCAGTTCTGCATTATGGCCATTCTCCACACTTGGCTGGCCGGAGAAAACACCGGAACTGGAATATTTCTATCCGACAGATGTACTTGTTACAGGATATGACATTATCTTCTTCTGGGTTATCCGTATGGTATTCTCTGCTCTGGAGCAGACTGATCAGGTTCCGTTCCATCATGTACTGATCCATGGTCTGGTACGTGACTCCCAGGGACGTAAGATGAGTAAGTCTCTTGGAAACGGTATCGATCCTCTGGAAGTTATTGATAAATACGGCGCAGATGCTCTTCGTCTTACTCTGATGACAGGTAATGCACCTGGAAATGATATGCGTTTCTACTGGGAAAAGGTAGAAGCAAGCCGTAACTTCGCAAACAAGATCTGGAATGCTTCCCGTTTCATCATGATGAACCTGGAAGGCAAGACAGTGACAGAGCCGGAGAACTTAAATGATCTCTGTGCAGAGGATAAATGGATTCTGTCTCACTTAAATACAGTGATTCGTGAAGCAACAGAGAACATGGAAAAATATGAACTTGGTATTGCAGTACAGAAGGTTTATGACTTCCTGTGGGATGAACTCTGCGACTGGTATATTGAGATGGCTAAGGTTCGTCTGTGGAAGGCAGAGGAAGATCCGAAGGCTGCAAATGATGCACTCTGGACATTAAGAACAGCGCTGACAGAAGGCCTGAAGCTTCTTCACCCGTATATGCCGTTTATCACAGAGGAAATCTACTGCACACTTCTTCCTGAAGAAGAGTCTATTATGATCTCCGAATGGCCTGTATACAGAGAAGAGAGAAACTTCCCGGATGCTGAGAAAGCAATCGAGGGCTTCAAAGAGGTTGTAAGAGGTATCCGTAATACCAGAACAGAGATGAATGTTCCGAATAACCGCAAGACAAGCCTGCATATTGTGGCAAAGGATGCTGAAACAGCAGCAATGTATGAGAACAGCAAGAAATCCTTTGTAAATCTTGCATTTGCAAAAGAGATTCTGGTACAGACAGACAAGAACGGAATCAGTGAAGATGCAGTTTCAGTAGTTGTTTCCAATGCGGTTGTATATATGCCGTTGGAAGACCTGATCGACAAAGATAAAGAGATTGAACGTCTTACAAAAGAAACAGAACGTCTCACAAAAGAGATCGCAAGATGTGAAGGTATGCTGAATAATCCGAACTTCGTAAACAAGGCACCTGCTGCCAAGGTGGATGCGGAGAAAGACAAACTTGCGAAATATAAAGAAATGATGGATAAGGTTAAAGGACAGTTAGAGCAGCTTAAGAAATAA
- a CDS encoding STAS domain-containing protein has protein sequence MMENRFEIQGNSLIIHLPKEVDHMVTDEIRRDSDDIIRKKYIRTITFDFSGTAFMDSSGIGLIMGRYRMMGMRGDCIQATGVNSYIEKLLHLSGVYKFVEICGEV, from the coding sequence ATGATGGAGAACAGATTTGAAATACAGGGAAATTCCCTGATCATTCATTTACCGAAAGAGGTAGATCATATGGTGACAGACGAGATACGCAGAGATTCAGATGATATTATACGGAAAAAATATATACGAACGATCACATTTGATTTTTCAGGAACAGCGTTTATGGACAGTTCAGGGATAGGGCTGATCATGGGGAGATACCGGATGATGGGGATGCGCGGTGACTGTATACAGGCTACAGGAGTAAATTCCTATATTGAAAAGCTGCTGCATCTGTCAGGGGTATATAAATTTGTCGAAATCTGTGGGGAAGTCTAA